A stretch of the Sphingobacterium thalpophilum genome encodes the following:
- a CDS encoding 3-keto-disaccharide hydrolase, whose protein sequence is MTNLNLFKKVLLAACLGCLFYSCKNDTSTPNTLTNEEKNEGWELLFDGSTLNHWHTYNNEKKAPNAWVVKNGTIYCDPGSESQKYDLVSDAEYKNYEFKFEWKLEKEGNSGVFVNVQERPDINATYHSGPEYQLLADSHPDFDKPLKRAGCLYMFLPQQNFVNTKAGNDWNQSSIIQKNGKITFYLNGKVTAEMDFTSAKWKDLVKHSTFKDYPEFGQHVNGKLALQDWSRGVSFRNLKIKKL, encoded by the coding sequence ATGACAAACTTAAACCTGTTCAAAAAAGTTCTGCTTGCAGCTTGTCTGGGCTGTCTGTTTTACTCCTGCAAAAATGATACGAGTACTCCCAACACCCTGACAAACGAAGAAAAGAATGAAGGATGGGAGCTACTATTTGATGGTTCCACACTTAATCATTGGCATACATACAATAATGAGAAAAAAGCACCAAATGCCTGGGTGGTCAAAAATGGTACAATATATTGCGATCCCGGTAGTGAAAGCCAGAAATATGACCTCGTTTCTGACGCGGAGTACAAAAATTATGAATTTAAATTTGAATGGAAGCTGGAAAAGGAAGGTAATAGTGGCGTTTTCGTCAATGTTCAGGAGCGGCCGGATATCAATGCTACTTATCATTCAGGGCCGGAGTACCAGCTCTTGGCTGATTCACACCCCGACTTTGATAAACCGCTAAAACGCGCTGGCTGCCTGTACATGTTTTTACCGCAGCAAAACTTTGTCAATACAAAGGCCGGAAACGACTGGAACCAATCGAGTATCATCCAAAAGAACGGCAAAATCACCTTTTATCTCAATGGAAAGGTTACCGCCGAAATGGATTTCACTTCAGCAAAGTGGAAAGATCTGGTCAAACACAGCACCTTTAAAGATTATCCGGAATTTGGTCAGCATGTAAATGGTAAGCTGGCCCTTCAGGACTGGTCGCGCGGAGTCTCCTTCAGAAATCTGAAAATCAAGAAATTATAA
- a CDS encoding DUF7674 family protein yields MKKLNRYRAGMYLVFHYREIRLELNQLIRQHNFAGALQAIINYLRSLTADHRVDELCRHIYFVGTLYRRGNHYVRYIIENLFVRSLAGMRRICSPHEWTLVENRLPLSFLEIQWKQQHLFI; encoded by the coding sequence ATGAAAAAGTTAAACCGTTACCGCGCTGGTATGTATCTGGTTTTCCATTACCGGGAGATTCGTTTAGAGCTTAATCAGCTGATCCGTCAACACAATTTTGCAGGGGCCCTACAGGCAATCATCAATTATCTCAGGTCGTTGACTGCCGACCATCGGGTAGATGAATTGTGCCGCCATATTTACTTCGTAGGTACCTTATATCGCAGAGGCAATCATTATGTCAGATATATCATAGAGAATCTGTTTGTTCGTTCTCTGGCCGGAATGAGACGAATCTGTTCCCCACACGAATGGACGCTGGTTGAAAACCGTCTCCCGCTATCTTTTTTGGAAATCCAGTGGAAACAGCAACACCTATTTATCTAA
- a CDS encoding nitroreductase family protein, with protein MTFLETAQQRYTTKKYNSAERISGQQIAELKEILRLSPSSINSQPWKFFFISEGETKQKLAAASYWNAQKINEASHLVVFSALENVQRFEEQIASTLPEGSIHYYHQFLKSQGDAHVKSWMKQQVYLSLGFFLAACAANKIDATPMEGIENTVYDEILGLQDYKTMFAVAIGYRHAADTNQPAITAKSRLKMEEVIQTL; from the coding sequence ATGACATTTTTAGAAACAGCACAACAGCGTTACACAACAAAGAAGTATAATTCAGCAGAAAGGATCTCAGGACAACAGATTGCCGAACTGAAGGAGATACTGCGATTGAGTCCGTCTTCCATCAATAGTCAGCCATGGAAATTTTTCTTTATTTCGGAAGGTGAAACGAAACAGAAACTTGCAGCTGCATCGTATTGGAATGCGCAGAAAATTAATGAAGCCAGTCATCTCGTGGTATTTAGCGCTCTCGAAAATGTACAACGCTTTGAAGAACAGATCGCCAGTACACTGCCCGAAGGCTCTATACATTACTACCATCAGTTTCTAAAATCTCAGGGTGATGCACATGTAAAGTCCTGGATGAAACAGCAGGTGTATCTTTCTTTAGGTTTTTTTCTTGCCGCGTGTGCCGCGAATAAAATCGATGCAACGCCTATGGAGGGGATTGAGAATACTGTATATGACGAGATTTTGGGGCTTCAAGATTATAAAACGATGTTTGCTGTAGCCATAGGTTACCGGCATGCAGCGGACACAAACCAGCCTGCGATCACCGCCAAATCACGTTTGAAAATGGAAGAGGTCATCCAGACATTGTAA
- a CDS encoding winged helix-turn-helix transcriptional regulator, producing the protein MYLIDNKQYPCSTSLTMKYIGGKWKAVILIHLIEKKRYNELRKECRLITERTLSLQLKELEADGLVKRTVHTDKAPLKVDYELTEFGKTLIPLLQSLAAWGRDTAARTAAVRQVK; encoded by the coding sequence ATGTATTTGATAGACAACAAACAATATCCCTGCAGTACGAGCCTGACAATGAAATATATAGGCGGAAAATGGAAAGCAGTAATTCTAATTCATTTAATCGAAAAAAAACGTTATAATGAATTGAGGAAGGAATGCCGTTTAATCACGGAACGCACATTAAGTCTGCAGCTGAAGGAACTGGAGGCCGATGGTTTGGTCAAACGGACGGTTCACACAGATAAAGCTCCTTTGAAAGTAGATTATGAGCTGACAGAATTTGGGAAAACATTGATCCCGCTACTGCAGTCCCTAGCGGCGTGGGGACGGGACACGGCTGCACGGACAGCGGCAGTTCGACAGGTAAAATAA
- a CDS encoding aldo/keto reductase has translation MKYRNLGTTNEKLSAIGLGCMGMSFAYGPSDEKESIATLERALDLGVNFWDTADMYGNGANEELIAKVLVPNRDKVFIATKFGFRFKDGKAGPSGTANTYFDGSPTWIKIAVENSLRRLRVDTIDLYYAHRIDPNIPVEDTVGAMAELVKEGKVRYLGLSEASPESIIKANAVHPIAALQSEYSLLTRDVEKEILQTVRHLGISLVPYSPLARGLFSNALDLHSLAADDFRRTLPRNQGEHAVNNAQLVSEFALLAKDKRCSPIQLALAWVLAQGDDIIPIPGTKKRKYLEENVGAIELQLSNTDLAAIDAILQKYPNIGARYSEGAMALVNN, from the coding sequence ATGAAATATAGAAATCTTGGAACAACAAACGAAAAGTTATCGGCCATAGGCTTAGGCTGTATGGGCATGAGTTTTGCATATGGTCCCAGCGACGAAAAGGAAAGTATTGCCACATTGGAGCGTGCGCTGGATCTGGGTGTGAATTTTTGGGATACTGCAGATATGTATGGTAACGGCGCCAATGAAGAGCTCATAGCAAAAGTGCTGGTTCCTAATCGGGATAAAGTATTTATTGCGACCAAATTTGGTTTCCGTTTTAAAGATGGAAAAGCCGGGCCTAGCGGTACCGCGAACACCTATTTTGACGGCTCACCCACCTGGATAAAAATAGCTGTGGAAAATAGTCTACGCCGTCTTCGTGTGGACACTATTGATTTATATTATGCGCACCGCATTGATCCCAATATCCCAGTCGAAGATACGGTAGGCGCCATGGCTGAATTGGTTAAAGAAGGTAAAGTGAGATACCTGGGATTAAGCGAAGCATCGCCAGAGTCCATCATCAAAGCAAACGCCGTACATCCCATTGCAGCGCTCCAGAGCGAGTATTCGCTGCTCACCCGCGATGTAGAAAAAGAAATATTACAAACAGTACGTCACTTAGGTATTAGCCTGGTCCCTTACTCTCCGCTAGCCAGAGGTCTATTTTCCAATGCACTGGATCTGCACAGCCTCGCGGCCGACGATTTTAGACGGACATTGCCTCGCAATCAAGGAGAGCATGCGGTCAACAATGCACAGCTAGTTTCGGAGTTTGCTCTACTGGCTAAAGACAAGCGGTGCTCACCTATACAACTCGCTCTGGCTTGGGTATTGGCTCAGGGAGATGATATCATTCCGATTCCGGGGACAAAGAAACGAAAGTACCTGGAAGAGAATGTCGGAGCTATAGAGCTACAACTATCAAATACGGATCTGGCAGCCATCGACGCTATCCTCCAAAAGTATCCCAACATCGGGGCACGCTATAGTGAAGGTGCCATGGCCCTGGTCAACAACTAG